A window of Parambassis ranga chromosome 18, fParRan2.1, whole genome shotgun sequence genomic DNA:
TTATTACAATTCATTTTCCTATGGAAAATCTGTGAGATTAAATGGGATTATTaggtttaatttaaaaacatctgAGAATAGAATAATGACAAAAGTTCCAacgttttgtttttctgtagttttatacattttaaacatgaatCCTGACTCTTGTGAGTTTAAATTCACAATTTAAAGCtgattttaatgaaaaaaaataaatcctgacACTGGAGATGATTAttaatattgtttattttaatgtaatgtaatttaatttaatacttCAATGTAAAGCTTTTTAGTTTAGCTCAACAAATATAGTTCTGCTGTGATTGGCAGTAAAAAGCCAGGGACGCCACAGTGGAGGCAAAAAAGTGAAccattttattacattaaaatgtttcataCAAACAATGCATACACACTAAGTTTCATATTGCTTCAGACATaagtttcttttttctgtttgaatTCCAGTTAAACAACTCTGTAACAAAATGTTAAGTACAACATTTATGAAAATATAAATCTCTAAACAGGTAAAGTCAAAGAATACCATAGAAACATTCATTTACCAGTATGTCAACTATGTGTTGCAAACATGTAAGTTATTAAAAGTCATTCAAGTTACTTAACATACAATAAATACCATTTACTGGCTTTCATATAGACACATTCAAATATACTCTTAAACTGGCATTCCAATTTATTTtatgactctttttttttaaactattattttttttttagcaaagaTAGCACATTTTCTCTATCATAAACAGAATCACAGTCCAACACTGAAACAATTTGGTAACGATATCATTACAGTACAAGCCTCTGAGACAGTCaaccaaataaaacacaaactatAACTGGGACTTTGGcaattacatttcttttttttatttcttattttagaAATTCAGAGGGAAATAAAGTATTTTAAAGCTTGGTGCTGCTACTAATTATCCAAAAAGGGCCGATATCTCAACTGCTCCAAACTAGTAAACATACAATAACACGGAATAGCCCTTAAAAACGTcaaagtgaaagtgtgtgtgtgtgtttttgtctttcggTTTCGGTCATGCCTGGCAGATGTGTGAACTCATCATAGTGCTAAACACAAGTTAAATTTCTGGTTATTACAGACATGCTTTAAAAAACTTCACCCGCTAGGTACAACCTCAGATATCTCGTCGTAGATTGTCAGCAGATCTTTACAGCTTTATGATGTTCCTGGATGTATCCgtctgtgttgtttctgtcGGCAGACCCGATACCTGTTTTTAAGACTGGATCACTTTATTTATACAACATGAATAAATCCAATAAACCACTCATAAAGTGCTTCCACCTACTGTCTAAACTTCTACATATAttcatttgtttctgtcctttTGCACAATTTGAACAAACTCGACTAGACCTAAAGCAAGAACACTGGTTAAGgcgtgaatgtgtgtgtggtgctatGCTACACTGTATGCTCAATAGTGGTGTTTCCCCCTTAAAACCAATAGCACGCTACGCTAACTGACTGTCATTACGAAGAGCGATGCCATcgtacggagcccctctgatgacaataaataaattgtgaaatatgtataacgtgtgcacgaaatactaattcctggccacgaaatactaatttgatgcacgaaatactaattcgtggaAACaaattagtattgttattgaccAGGTGCATGGGAgggggctgcccggccagggagcacccTTCCCGGGCAGCAAGGAGCAATGATCGAGAGCTATTAGAGGAGTTGAAgtgacacgatggacagggagagggatgATCATTGCTCCCTACTGCCCGGGGAGGGTGCGTCCTGGCTGGGTAGCCTGCTCCCCTAGGCTCTTGGAACTCCAAAGGGCTCCagcacattccccagagaggAACGCTCATTGTACCTGCAgggtgctccctggccgggcagcccgctcccgtGCGCCCCGTCAATAACAATACTTATTTGTGGCCGCGAATTAGTATTTCGTAGGAACCAACTAGtatttcgtggccacaatttagtATTTCATGCGaacgaattagtatttcgtgcacacattatacataattcgtggccacgatctatttatttttttaccataacATCAGAGGGGCTCTGTACCATCGATCTCTCGTCATGCTGTCGACCAGACCTCTTTGATCGTTCAGATTTAACGTCAATGCAAGTTATTATGTAACGGTGCGTATACTGTGTTTACAAATTCCCTGCATTCTCATAAATCTTGTAATCTGCACATAAAGAACATTTTTGAAATTCCAGGCACTCACTTTGATTGCATTAAGCACAACGTAACATTTTTAAGGAGTTGCACAAATTGCAGCAGCCAAAAAGAGATATGTACATATGTTCATAGTTAATACTTTTTTTGTACAGTACCGCCTGATGTTaatacaaacataaatatactCTGTTAAGGACAACATTATGGCTTAATGTGCACAATGTAAATAAAAGATAGTGTACAATGAAAGTGGCTAAGATCACTGGAATGgctttgaaaaaaatgtttaaccGAGACATTTGAATAATAATTTTGTTCTTCAAATGCAAAAAGGACACATAATGGCAAACTAATACCTCACATATAATTtactcttttttcttcttttcaaaaACAGTATTTTTCTAACAGTCTTCATGTGAATAACAAACATAAAGTGTACTATAAGTTGGAAGAAAGTAATACATAATCTTGAGTGCAGCGTTAAAACGGTCGACCCATTGACTACCCAGAGGGCTGACATCTGCAGCTGAATCACGTGGCTGTAAACAAGAATCAACTGCGACCCCAGAGATTCTAAGCTTTGTCACCTGTCCTTTGTTCTCCACCTattgctgcagcagctcagtctTTTTTGTAGGCGTTGTGGACTCGCCCTCTCCGGAGTCCGACACGTTGATTGGGCTGTCCCTGGAAAAGACTTCCGTCGACTCCCTCCAGATGCAGTCGGCGACAGTCTTGAAGGAATGGTTGCCGCATTTGGGCCGCACCTTCTGCGAGGCGTTGTTGACAATCTGTCGGCTGTTGGAGGTGGCTATTTTGATCTTGAGGGCGGCATCCACTCGGTCCACGACCGTGTATGTGCCGATGCTGCCATCCTCGAAGCCAATGATGATGTTTAATGCTCGctgggagagagaaaggaaggtGGGGGTCTTGTAAAGCGAGCATGTGCCGATGCTCTTGCCATCTGCAAGGCGCATCACGATCAGATTGGACACGACACCagcatcatcatcttcatcacagttCCGAAAACAGATGTACACAAGATAACGTCCATCTCTTGATAATTTCTGACGCCAGATTATACCAGCAGCGTGGACAAGCCTCAGCTTCCCACTGTGAAGATCCAGCACGTTGATGTTCTCATCCCCTTTGGAGACGATTCCTAATTTCCCATTGGGTGAGATCTGGAAGTCTTCTAGATTTTTGAGGAAGTTGGCTGGCAGCTGGACTCGCCTGCAGACTGACTCATCTGCGACGCTCCAGATGAAGACGGTCTCTGTGGATGTGATAAAGACCACACAGTCAGGGCAATCAGGAATGAGCTTGAAGTTGACAATGGTAATACCATCGTCACAGATGAACTTCTTGGATACACTTCCTGACCACAGGCTGACAGCGAGAAGCTTGTTTTTAGATGTTCCCACCAGGAAAGTGTTTGCGGTGGTGATAAGTGCGTTCTGGAGAGTGACTAAGATGTTGCAGACTTTGTGCCCAGTCGCGAGTCTCCAGACTCTGGAGGCATTCTGTTCACAGAGGGACACCACGAACTGGTCATTGTGGGTGATTAGCAGCTGTGATATTCTTTGACCATTGATGCGAAAGATGTTTTCTCCGGTGTTTGTTTGCCAAATGTACTGACTGGACTTGTCGTCTGATGTCACCATGAGATCCCCTGAGGAGGTTAAGACACAGTTCTCCACTATGCCTTCGTGCTTGAAGACAGTCTCGATGAAGCCAGTGCTAAAGTTCCACTTGTGGACGGCTTCTGAACCGTCCATGGTAAACACGTAGTCCTCTCTGCCTGACAGTTGTAAAGTCTGAATCTTCTTGCCTGTTTTGTCAATGTTGGACATGGCGGTGATGATATCAATGTCCCAGACAGACAGAACTCCGCTGCTGGCAACAGAAAGGAGCATGTTGTGATGGACTGATTTGATGAGTTTAACAATAGCCCCTGAGATCTCAATCAGGCTGGCCATGCATTGCCCACTGTCCCTCCTCCAGACAAAGATAGAGGAAGTGTTTTCCATAGAGGCCACAATGCTTTGTCCATTTTTGGAGAGAACAGCAGCTACAAAGCGTTCAGTGCGTTTGGCCTTAAACTTTTCTACCATTTTCCACACTTTTGTGTCTAGAACTTCAATACTCCTGGCCTTGCAGATAAGAATGGAGCGCTGGTCTTCAGATAACTCAATACCAACCACTTCGCTCTCATCCCCTCTACAATCATAATCCTCCATCAGCCTCGGGTTGGTGATCTCTTTGGTATTCCACACTGACAAACTACCCTCATTGTCAATCATCACCATTTGGTTAAGGGTGTCCAGCACCAGGATGGACTTGACAAACCCCCCGGAAAACTCAGATGTCACAGTTGCCAACTTGTCTCCATTTCCTAGATGAAAGACGGATGCAGTGTTGAGGTACTGGCCACAGAAGGCATACATTCCATCTGGTGAGCACTGGACACATGTCACCTCGTACCAGCAATGGAACTGGTAGAGAGGCCAGCCATAAAGGAGGTCAATGACATTGACATCTTTACTAGCCTCAAGCCAAGCCAACGCATGATGGGGAGACAAAGTAAAACCATTAATGAAGGCAACCCCACCAGTGATGCCACTGTGCTTGGACCCCTTGATTTCGACCTCAGACAAAAGGCAGGACTTGTGATTATCATAGATGAGAAGTGTGTTTTTGGTTGTGGCCACAACCAAGTACTTCTCATCAGAGGTTAGCCTGATTCCTAGCACAACAGATCTGGCGGTGTCGATCTGTCGCAAAAGCTGTCTGCTCTCTACATCCCAGGTGCTAACAGAACCATCTTCCAATGCTACAAGAACGATGTTTGGGGCTAAAGTTGGTAAGATATCCACTATCTGCATGTAGCTGGAGCACAGAGGAAGCCTTTCTGGGCTGTAGGTGACGTCCATAGAAGAATGTAGAGGCACAATGGAGCAGTATTTCGGGCCATCTTTGTCACACTCCAGGAGAAGGTGTCTTAGCTTTGGGAGGGAGGTGACAACTGGCAGAAGCCTTTGCTGCAGTTCTGCAGACAGTGACGCTGGGTTCTTTAGCACTTTTACCTTGATGCTACGGAGAGTGGTGGCCAGAAACTTTAGCTCTTTTTCTTGGGCATAGCTGTAAGCTGTGTCAATGTCTGTTAAAGCCTTTTCAAACTGGCCGATTTTGATCATTGTGTAGAGCCAGCTGAAGTTCATGATGACGCCAAACATGAGGTCATCAGTGCGCCCACTCCTGGTGAGGTGGTACACCAGCTCAGTCATCTTTCTGTGATTGACAAAGAAAATGTCAGGCTCTAGGAGGTTGCACTGAAACACCCAGGGCTGTTCGGGAGTCTGTCTGTCATAGGAGTACTTATCAGAAGATGTTTTTTCATGGGACTGCTGATGAGGGTTTTTGTGATGCGAAATGTTCAGGGAAGTGAAATGGTTGTTGTCATATGTAAAGATCTTCTTCCTGCCTCCTGACCATGCCCCTAGGAAGTACTCAGCTAAGAGGCTATGCATCTGATGCACATCCTCCTCATTGCTAAGATACAGCTTCTGGGCAATGAGATGCAAGTGCCTGTTGGCCCAGACCATCAGAGTGACATTTCGTACCTGACGTTCCACCAGGTAGccctccagctcctctttgaGCTTAGCAACCAAGTCATAGGAGATCCTTAACGGATTCCTGAGATTAGCTGGCACAATAACATCCCCAAGAACAATGTTATCAAGGGACAGAATATCTTCAAGCTCAACCTCTGTTAGCCCTGCTTTGGCCATGGTGATATACCCTAATGCTCTAAAGACAAATCGCTGTCCTAACTTGTTCTCCACTGAGTAGAAAAGTTGCTCTATGCTTTCATGTACTGTGGAGCAGAGGGACCTATCATCTACGTCTTTGTGAGACCTCCAGTGAACTACTTCTCGGTAGATGAGGTTAACGAACATGGGCAATGTACACTTGGCCAGTGCCTCATTGACATAAATCTGTTGCCCCGAGGTGACCTTTCTCTTCACTCCtagcagctgctgctttaatgtttGGCTACAGACCTTCCGGTCTCTCTGTATTAACTCCACATAATACCCCTCATCATGGATGAGATTGCGCAGCTTCTGCAGGATGCCGTGTTTATTGGGCAACGTCGATACTACAATGCGGACTGTTCGAGGCAGGTGTATAGGGAGCCACCACAGCTTGCGAGCCTCATCGGCATCTGACAGCTGCTCCAGGGAATCCAGAACGATGACCAAGGGCCTGTGGAACGAGGATTCCCCAAGGAGGTTGATCAGGAGCTCCCTCATCTCCTGAATCTTGTTAGGCAAAAAGTGAATCAGGCAGCGGTAGTTCATTGCGATCTGTTCACAGATGCTCTGAAGAAGGGTCCGTAGGTCCGTAGAGAGCTGGCTGGAGCCAATAAAACGAACGATGACCACTGGGTCGGTTTCTGGGCCCATCTCTTTCTGCAGCCAGGTGTAGGCCTAAAAGACAGAAAGTGATGTGGCTGttaaaacagaatatttcttcAAATTATCACTTCGTATTGGTCGGTTGTGGCAATCTCAACAGTCTCTTGTTTCTGAAGAACTGACACAACTGGTGTTGTGCTGTGGAAGTGGTTGTGATTGCTGCGGTGTAGCACGTACAAAGACtcgttgttcagactcatttCTGCAAAGACAATACTCTCTTAGCAGTGCCAAAGCAGCCATCCGCCTGTTAGGAACCCATTACATACTGCTGCATATTATGCTATTACAGTCATTTTAACAACTGGTTTAATTCATCATCTGATACATTTGTTCTTAATTTTGAAATTGCATAGGCCTTGATACAGCTTTCATTTCTAGCCCTAAGGCTCCATCAAAATATCTCTATAATTCCCTTTTACATTATCTCCCGTCTTCATTATTTTCTGCCATTAGACATCTGTTGGATTTAGACATCTTGGTTGAATCTACAGCTCCTATGTGATCAGAAAATAAAGACTGAAAGGCTCCAGGGTTCCGATGAATCAAACCAAACAGGCCAGGTGTGAATCACACCCAGCGGACTGGAGCAGTGGCACAGTGGTCCCAGAACACTTTATTCAGGCCCTCATTTACTCTGGCCTTAATCTAATAACgtctctttctgtttcatgGCCACCATGGATTTCAAACTATTGGTTTTTAGCGCTATCTTGCTCCAAGGAAGAGATGAACACAGCCAGCTGAAGCTGTTGCAGAACTATGGAGGCATTTTTCTCTGGCCTTTCACTAAATGATGAGGTGCAATGTTTCTACTCGGAGGCAGAACTCAACTAAAACTGCACAGCAAATCTAAGCATCTGTCAAATCAGATGGCAATCTAGATCCATCTTTTTCCTGCACAGCTGTTAATAATACATTTGTCGGGATGCTGCTATTCCTTCAAGAAACTCACGCTGCACTAATCGCACTCATCTGTCCTTGGGCTTAAGAATATCTCTGCACATTTGACAGGTCTCACTCGCGTAGCTGCTGTCcacacacatattacacacaaTATGTTTACAGTGTCACTTAAAGTTTAGTTAGGAAATAGTCCAGTGATTTTAGTGTTCACTGAGAACAGGATATTGGATACAATATTTGTGTGCTTGTAAGAACTCTTGGATGTGTGTTGATTATATACTTCAGATGCATTGTGTTTTATCATTTGCATCAGGGCTCAGCTACACCATAAATATATGAAGTGACACTGCTGATATAAAGGCTGACCCAGAAATGGCTAATTCTTTACTTCAAATAATTTCAAAGTCAAAATGAGCTGCCATATTGGTTTGGTTTGAAAACTAGGAGCTAAACACCCACCGATCCCTTGTTTGGTTGGGTTTGTGTTCAGTGTAATCTTTGGTTTctagttgttttgtgttttccttggtttttgttttggtttaaaaGTCGTGTTCTCCTTGTGTATTCTTGTCAGCTTTACTttcttgtgttttccctccatgGTGATCacttgccccgccctaatgtgtttcacctgtgtctcgttatcCCTTATGTATTTAAGTCTGGTGCTGTCCTGCAACCCGGATATGTTTCTTTGGCCTCCCTGTGTCCTTTGTCTGCTTTGGACTCCGTGTTTGTACTAGGTTTatttttggactttttttttccatggctTGATTAAAGCTTGCCTTTAATTGGACTTGGCATTTGTGTCTGCTTTTGGATCCCACCTGAACTCTCTCCAACATGGCAGTAAAAGCATTCGTCCAATCTGATGTAGGCAGAAAGTgttgctggtttgtttgttggCCTGTCAACAAATGTGCAATGATGGAAAGTAGCGTGATCCCAACCCCTGTTTGTGCCcattaatataattataaatGTGTATATTAAAGTGACACTTATAACACAGGTTGGACAGGCAGAGTAGATGTGTGggtgtctgcagtgtgatccTAATGTAGCCGGGCAGCCAG
This region includes:
- the nwd2 gene encoding NACHT and WD repeat domain-containing protein 2 — translated: MKRMNPRWKSPPMWPSGVGSRQPCPRESALRRAAISGNINALPPHHVPTGRSVRVFICANPDDTEAERNALKEHVYPKLRDFCRENYGIEFQVVDLYWGVDPEEWDSPELQRLRMKLLEECLKTSAGPCFVGLVGEKYGSIRVPGEVESAEFEMILDAAVEAGLDTHILEEWYCRDENSVPPAYYLKPKAQMLKNYQNSMESSSAAKTKNDKAWRNVSEEIKRIFRTAVLQLQEKGTMKSAQAKKFLCSALEDELDFALGKQTPAFLRKCVCYIRKISNFDRFAKLPEMARYMDIVVGGDRIMRNQEAYERLLKVRDEFIPTIVAASNLRVYSSVTHCDMKLGYSQEVESHYVEGLCKQFYEDMVDIIQATVQQNFDTETDPLYDEILQHLSLCKTYAALYEYKAETLDYVQEYVMPSKGSRMSPMVVYGGPCTGKTLLLSEVAKQAYTWLQKEMGPETDPVVIVRFIGSSQLSTDLRTLLQSICEQIAMNYRCLIHFLPNKIQEMRELLINLLGESSFHRPLVIVLDSLEQLSDADEARKLWWLPIHLPRTVRIVVSTLPNKHGILQKLRNLIHDEGYYVELIQRDRKVCSQTLKQQLLGVKRKVTSGQQIYVNEALAKCTLPMFVNLIYREVVHWRSHKDVDDRSLCSTVHESIEQLFYSVENKLGQRFVFRALGYITMAKAGLTEVELEDILSLDNIVLGDVIVPANLRNPLRISYDLVAKLKEELEGYLVERQVRNVTLMVWANRHLHLIAQKLYLSNEEDVHQMHSLLAEYFLGAWSGGRKKIFTYDNNHFTSLNISHHKNPHQQSHEKTSSDKYSYDRQTPEQPWVFQCNLLEPDIFFVNHRKMTELVYHLTRSGRTDDLMFGVIMNFSWLYTMIKIGQFEKALTDIDTAYSYAQEKELKFLATTLRSIKVKVLKNPASLSAELQQRLLPVVTSLPKLRHLLLECDKDGPKYCSIVPLHSSMDVTYSPERLPLCSSYMQIVDILPTLAPNIVLVALEDGSVSTWDVESRQLLRQIDTARSVVLGIRLTSDEKYLVVATTKNTLLIYDNHKSCLLSEVEIKGSKHSGITGGVAFINGFTLSPHHALAWLEASKDVNVIDLLYGWPLYQFHCWYEVTCVQCSPDGMYAFCGQYLNTASVFHLGNGDKLATVTSEFSGGFVKSILVLDTLNQMVMIDNEGSLSVWNTKEITNPRLMEDYDCRGDESEVVGIELSEDQRSILICKARSIEVLDTKVWKMVEKFKAKRTERFVAAVLSKNGQSIVASMENTSSIFVWRRDSGQCMASLIEISGAIVKLIKSVHHNMLLSVASSGVLSVWDIDIITAMSNIDKTGKKIQTLQLSGREDYVFTMDGSEAVHKWNFSTGFIETVFKHEGIVENCVLTSSGDLMVTSDDKSSQYIWQTNTGENIFRINGQRISQLLITHNDQFVVSLCEQNASRVWRLATGHKVCNILVTLQNALITTANTFLVGTSKNKLLAVSLWSGSVSKKFICDDGITIVNFKLIPDCPDCVVFITSTETVFIWSVADESVCRRVQLPANFLKNLEDFQISPNGKLGIVSKGDENINVLDLHSGKLRLVHAAGIIWRQKLSRDGRYLVYICFRNCDEDDDAGVVSNLIVMRLADGKSIGTCSLYKTPTFLSLSQRALNIIIGFEDGSIGTYTVVDRVDAALKIKIATSNSRQIVNNASQKVRPKCGNHSFKTVADCIWRESTEVFSRDSPINVSDSGEGESTTPTKKTELLQQ